The sequence CGCTGAGCACCGTCTGCGAATGGGGCAGGTTTGGCACCGCTGCCGCCTTGAGGCGGTCGAGCGGCAGATAGAGCAGATTGTTGCCCCCTTTCACGTCCACCATGATCGTCTCCGTCTTGCTGAACACCGCCTCCAGAGCGTCGAGATACAGACGGGTCCGGGTCACTTCCGGCGCCTGTTCGTACTCGGCCAGGATCTGCTCGAAACGGCTGGCCTCACCCTGAGCCTTGGCGATCATCTTCTGTTTGTACCCTTGGGCTTCCTCGAGGATGCGAGCGGCCTGGCCGCGGGCCTTGGGAATCACCTCGTTGGCATAGGCCTGGGCTTCGTTGATGAAGCGCTGTTTGTCCTCGCGGGCCTTGATGGCGTCCTCGAAGGCATCCTGCACTTCCTCCGGCGGCTGGGCGTCCACTAGGTTGACGGTTTCGACGGCGATGCCGGAACCGTAACTGTTCATGATCTGCTGCACCAGCTTCTTCACTTCGGCAGCGATCTCGCTGCGGCCTTCGGTGAGGACGAAATCCATGGTGTGCTGTCCTACGACCTCACGCAAGGCGCTTTCGGTCACTTCGCGCAGGGTCTTTTCCGGATCCTTGATGTTGAACAGGAAATCCCGGGCGCTGCTGACGGTGTACTGCACCGCCAGGCGTACGTCGACGATGTTCTCGTCCCCGGTGAGCATCAGGGCTTCCTGGGGCACCGACCCGACCCCGGTGCGGTAACCCAGTTCGAGGAAACGCTGGTGTTCCACATCGACGATGTCGACGGCCTCCACCGGATAGGGAACGTGCCAGTGCAGACCCGGCATCGTGGTTTCGGTGTAGCGCCCGAAACGGGTCACGACCCCGCGGTTGCCCTCGTCGACGATGTAGAAGCCGGACAACAGCCACAGGATGAATACGATGCCGACCAGTGCCCAGACGACGAAGGCCGATGCCGTAGCACCACCGCCGCCACCGCCGAACAGGCGGCCGATCTTTTCCTGCAGCGAACGAATGATTTCTTCCAGATCCGGCGGACTGCCGCCCGGCTCCTGACCGCTCCAGGGGTCTTTCTTGCCTCCACCCGGTTCATTCCAGGACATGGATTTGTGCTCCTGATTGTGATTCTTGGAAAATTGACCGCGCAGCGATCGCAAATGGCGCTAGTTTAGCATTTCAGTTCCGGTTCGAGCGCCTCATTATACCCGGCCAAGTGCCTGAGCACGCCCCTGTGGCGCTCGGGCAGCTCCACTTCCATGTTCCAGCCGCCGTCGGGATCGACCTCGTCGTGCAGGACTTTGCCCAGACGGAACAGGCGGGCGCGCACCCCCCCTTCCGCGGGAAGCAGATGCACACGGGCGCGGAAAACGTGCTCGCCCAGACGTTCGGCCAATGCCTCCTTCAGCAGCTCCAGGCCGGCGCCGGTGGCCGCCGACAGCCACACCCGCCGCGGCCGGCCCTGCGCGTCCCGCTCCAGCCGCGGCTGCCGGTCGAGGCGATCGATCTGGTTGTAGACTTCCAGCACCCGGTCCCGCACCACGCCGAGCTCATCGAGGACGTCGTACACCGCCTCGACGTTCTCCCGCCGGCGCGGATGGCTGGCGTCGATGACGTGCAGCACCACCTGGGCCTCGCAAGTTTCCTGCAGGGTGGAACGGAACGCGGCCACCAGCTCGTGGGGCAGGTGACGGATGAAACCGACGGTGTCGGCCAGTACCGCCGCGCCGCTGTCGAGCTCGATGCGGCGCAGGGTGGAATCGAGGGTGGCGAACAGCTGATCGGCGGCATAGACCCCCGAGTCGGTCAGCGCATTGAATAAGGTGGACTTGCCGGCGTTGGTATAGCCTACCAAGGCGATGGTGGGCAACTCCGCCTTCCTGCGGGCGCTGCGTCCCTGGGCGCGGTGCTTGTCCACCCGTTCGAGACGCTGGCGAATCTGGCGGATGCGCTGGCCGATCAGGCGGCGGTCGGTTTCGAGCTGGGTTTCCCCCGGACCGCGCAGGCCGATTCCGCCTTTCTGGCGCTCCAGGTGGGTCCAGCCCCGCACCAGGCGGGTCGAAAGGTGGCGCAGCTGGGCCAGCTCCACCTGCAGCTTGCCCTCGTAGGAACGGGCCCGCTGGGCGAAAATGTCCAGGATCAGGCCGGTACGGTCCACCACCCGAACCTGCAGTTCACGTTCCAGGTTGCGTTCCTGGCTGGGGGACAGGGCGTGGTTGAACAGGACCAGCTCTGCCTCGTGGGCGGCGACGGTCTGGCGCAACTGTTCCAGTTTGCCGCGGCCGATGAAGAAGCGGGGGTCGGGACGCTGGCGGCTGCCGGTCACGGTCGCGACCGGCTCGGCCCCGGCGGCCCGGGCCAGGGCGTCCAGCTCGGCGAGATCCTCTTCGTCGAAGGTGGTGGCGATGTGGACCAGAACGGCGCGCTCACCGGCGCCGGGACGCTCGAAAAGCTGCATCAACCGGTCGGACTATCGAGGTGCATTCACGCGCCGGGACCGCCTTCGTCCGGATTGCCGTGGGGGATGCGCACCGGCCGAGCCGGCACGATGGTGGAAATGGCGTGCTTGTACACCATCTGGCTGACGGAATTCTTCAGCATGATGACGTACTGATCGAACGAATCGATCTTGCCCTGTAGCTTGATCCCGTTGACCAGATAGACTGAGACGGGAATGTGCTCTTTCCGCAACGTGTTCAGGAACGGATCCTGTAGATTCTGGCCTTTGGACATCCGCAATTCTCCTTATTGTTTTGCCCGGGAAGGATGGTTGGTATTAAAACAGATTCTATTCAAATTGGCCATGCGCCATTATCATAGACGCTCTCCAGGTTGGAAAGTTTTCCCTCAACCCTTCCATCAGCCATTTTCCAAGGTTCAATATCCATGCAAATTCTGCTCGCCAATCCTAGAGGTTTCTGCGCCGGCGTCGACCGGGCCATCGAAATCGTCGAACGCGCCATCGACGCCTTCGGCGCGCCGGTCTACGTGCGTCACGAAGTGGTCCACAACCGCTACGTGGTCGACAACCTGCGCCGACGCGGGGCCATCTTCATCGAGGAACTGCACGAGGTCCCGGAGGGCGCCACCCTGATCTTCAGCGCCCACGGCGTTTCCAAAAAGGTGCAGGAAGAGGCCGAAAGGCGCAATCTCAAGGTTTTCGACGCCACCTGCCCCCTGGTGACCAAGGTTCACATCGAGGTCCACCGCCTCGCCAGGGAAGGGCGGGAAATCATCTTCATCGGCCACGCCGGCCACCCGGAGGTGGAAGGCACCATGGGTCAGTACCAGACCGACAACCCCAAAGGCGGCATCTATCTGGTGGAAACCCCGCAGGACGTGGACAAGCTCCAGGTCAACGACCCGGACAATCTCGCCTACGTGACCCAGACTACGCTGTCGATGGACGACACCAAGGCCATCGTCGAAGCACTAAGGCGCCGTTTCCCCAACATCGTCGGCCCCAAGAAGGAAGACATCTGCTACGCCACCCAGAACCGCCAGGACGCGGTGAAGAAACTAGCCGGACAGTGCGACGTGGTCCTGGTGGTCGGCTCCCCCAACAGCTCCAACTCCAACCGCCTGAGGGAAATCGCCGAAAAGTTGGGCCGACCGGCCTATCTGCTGGACGATGCCGCCCAGCTGCGGCGCGAGTGGGTCGAAGGCGCCCGCACCGTCGGGGTCACCGCCGGCGCCTCGGCGCCGGAAGTGCTGGTCCAGCAGGTCATCGCCCGGCTCAGGGAATGGGGCGGCGAGACGGTGGAGGAAACCCCCGGTGTGGAGGAAAAGGTGGTGTTCTCCATCCCCAAGGGGCTGCGCCAGTCCGCCTAGGCGCCCGCTCCGGACGAGGCCGGCGACCAGCACAGGGCGGAGACGCCGTAGCGCCGGCGGTACAGCCAGCGCAACAACCAACCGTGGGGCAGGTCGCGACCGGTCACCACGTAAAACAACAGGTGTTCGTTGTTGAGGGTCGCCTCCAGCCAGGTGAGCGCCGCCTCGGTGCCGCACAGCAGCAACTCGTCGTCCGGTTGCACTTCCATGTCGTCCTCCGGCAGAAACGCCAGCCTCTCATCACGACTGCGGATGACGAAGGGAACGATCGCCAGACGCGCATCCCGTTCCCGTGGATCGCGCAGCAGATCCCCCAGGCGGATCCGGGCGCCTTCGCCCCAAGCCCGATACAGGGCGGGCGCGTGTTTTTCGGACAACACCACCGATCCGAGCTGCGGCCACTCGTCGCCGATCGTCTCTTTGAGGCGAATCAGCAACCGTTCCATGAACTGGACATCGAGACGGTGACGGCGCAGTAGGAAGCTGAAGAACGGCCGCAGCAACGGCGCCGTGATCATGAACAGAATCTTGCGCGCCGTCACCAGCGACGGCTGCATGATGATGTCGGCATTGGCGGCGTTGAACGCCACCTCGTTCTGGTGGCGGTTCTGGCGCACGATCATGAATACCCCGGGGTTGAGCCCCCGGGCGTTGATGATGATGCTGAGGTTGTGACCGTCGTCGTCGTTGGCGGCCACCACCCCGACCGCCTTGCGAATCCCTGCCGCCTTGAGGGTCTTGGCGGTAGCCCGGCCGCGAATGTAGATGTCGATGTCCTCTTCCGGGGGATGCGGGTCGATCACTGCCGTTTCCACTCCGAAATTGTGCAGCACATGATTGACTTCCCGCCCCATGCGACCGTAACCACAGATAATCCAGCGCCCCGGCGGCGGCAGCCTTAAACGCATGTCGAGGGTCATGCCCCGGGCGTGGGCCAGCCACTCGTTGAGCACGTAAAGCGGCGGGTTGACGATCGCCGCCCCCAGCCCCCGGGCGAACACCTTGAACGGATCCACGAAATGGGTGTCGCGCCCCAGGGTGGCCAGGGTCTCCTCATGGAACTGGGAAGCCGACACGGCGATGATACGAATGTTGGGGTTGAGCAGACGGGAGACGGCGGCGATCTTGAGATTGACCTCCTCGTCGTGGGTCAGGGCGATCACTCCCTTGCAGTTGGGGGCCTGCACCCCGGCGTCGATGAGAAAGCGGGGCACGCTGGCATCGCAGCACAACCCCGGCATCGGCACATTGTAGTCGCGCAGCCTCAACGCCCGGATGCGGTTTTCGTCCTTGTCCAGCACCACCGCCGGAATGCCGGCGTCGCTCAATCCCCGGGCCAGCAGGCTGCCGGTGTCGCCGAAGCCGCAGAGGATGTAGTAATCCTCGCTGATGCGCCGTACCGCGGCGATGAAATGCCATTCCTCCCGCGCCAGCTGAAAGAAGCGGTTCTGCAACAGACGGATGATGGCGCCGATGGAATACAGCCAGGTGATGACGGTGACGAACAGGCAGACGATGGCCCACAGGCGTTGGGCGTCGCTGAATTCCTCGGGAATCTCGCCGAAACCGGTGGTGGTGGCGGTGTACATGACGAAGTAGAAGGCATGGAAGATGCTCATCGGCTCGCCGTCGCGGCCAGGGATGAGCGCCATACCGAGGATCGCCACCGCATAGACGCAGATGAGCACCAGGATGGGGGTGCGCATCTCGCGCAGGATGATGAAGATGACCGGGTTGTTCGCCGGTCTCGGACGGATCGCCATGACCGGTCAGCGCCGCAGCATCAGGGTCTCGGCTACCACCATCACCACCGACACGATGTTGGCCACCAGCGCCCCGCCGCTCAGGGAAACGATGCTGGCGGTCACGTCCGGGGTCATCCCCGTTTCGGTCACGTGGACCACCACGGTCCAGTAGATGGCCGCCGCGATCAATTCCAGATCCGCCACCAGGCTGGTGGAGAGGAGAATGGCGCCGATCTGGGTCCGATCCCCCAGCTTCAGGCCGGTGGCGATGAGGTTGACCACCACCAGCACGAACAATTCGTAGGCGTTGTGATATTGGGGATTGTCCATCTCGCCGAGGAAAAAGCCGAAGTTGAGGGTCAACGCCAGGACGATGAAGAAACCGAAGATGACTTTTTCCAGATTCATGCGCTACCTCGCGGCCGGTTTGGGAAGGGCGCATTATCGCGCGTTTGCCGCCACAGCGGAATCCGTTCGCTCCGATCCCATGACGCTGGAGGTCAATCGGTTATCATAGCCCGGTCGTTCATTTCCACCATGAAGCCCATGTCCGAATCCTCCCAACGCATGCGCCTGGACAAATGGCTCTGGGCCGCCCGTTTCTTCAAGACCCGCACCCTGGCCGCCGAGGCCGTCAAGGGCGGCAAGGTCCATGTGAACGGGCAACGGGTCAAGCCCAGCAAGGAAATCGGCGTCGGCAGCCGGATCGAGATCACCAAGGAACCCTACACCTGGGAGATCACCGTGGTCGCCCTCGAAACCCGGCGGCGCCCGGCCAAGGAAGCGGTCCTGCTCTACGAAGAAACCCCGGAAAGCCACGCCCGCCGCCAGGAAGAAGTGGCCCGCCGGCGCGCTCAGCGGGAGGCCGCAGGCCACCCCCAGCGCCGCCCGGACAAGAAACAGCGCCGCCTGATCCACCGCTTCAAGCGGGGGGCGGACTGATGGCGGAGGTCGTCGATCCGTCCCGTCAGGTGCGGGACGTTTACAGCGTCTCGCGCCTCAACCGCGAGGTCAAATGGCTGCTGGCAGATAGCTTTCCCCGACTCTGGATCGAGGGGGAGATCTCCAATCTGGCCCGTCCGGCTTCCGGCCATTGGTACTTCAGCCTCAAAGACGCCAAGGCCCAGGTGCGCTGCGCCATGTTTCGGCGCCACAATCAAAACCTCGGTTTCGTGCCGGAAAACGGTCTCCAGGTGCTGGTAAAAGCCCAGGTGAGCCTGTACGAACCGCGGGGAGACTACCAACTCCTGGTGGAGACCATGGAGCCTGCCGGCGACGGGGCCCTGCGGCGGGCCTTCGAAGACCTCAAGCAGCGCCTGGCGGCCGAGGGACTGTTCGCCGCCGAACACAAACGTCCCCTCCCCGCCTGGCCGGAACGCATCGGCGTCATTACCTCGCCGACGGGGGCTGCGATCAGGGACGTGCTGACGGTGCTGCGACGGCGCTTCGCCGCCCTGGAAGTGATCCTCTACCCGTGTCAGGTCCAGGGGGAACAAGCCGGGAGGGAAATCGTCGCCGCCCTGGAGCGCGCCAACCGCCACGGCGTCTGCGACGTGCTGCTGCTGGTGCGCGGCGGCGCCTCCCTGGAAGATCTCTGGCCTTTCAACGGGGAACAGGTCGCCCGCGCGATCCGCGCCAGCCGGATCCCGGTCGTCACCGGCATCGGCCACGAAATCGATTTCACCATCGCCGATTTCGCCGCCGACCATCGCGCCCCGACCCCTTCCGCCGCAGCCGAAACCGTCAGCCCGGACGGCGAGGCGGTCACGATCCAGATCCGCCGCCTGCGGGAAAGCCTGCACCGGGCCGTGCAGCGGCAGCTGGGGCGACTCGAGCACAATACGGCGTGGCTGGCACGCCGGCTGCACGTGCTCCATCCCCGGCGGCGGCTGAGCGATCACGCCCAGCACCTTAACGAACTGGAGGCTCGGCTGCGGCGGGCGCAGAGCCGTTACCTCCAGGAACGGCGGCAACCATGGCACCTTCTCCGCCATCAACTGCTGCGCCACCACCCGCAGCAACGACTGCAGCGGCACCGACAATCCTTGACCACCCTGCGGCAGCGCTTGCATCAGAGTCAGGCGCAACGCCTTTCCCTGGCCCACACCCGCCTGGGCACACTCAGCCGGACCCTGGCGACGGTCGGTCCGCTGGCGACGCTGGAACGAGGCTACGCCCTGGTCACCGATACGCAGGGACACGTCCTCACCGCCGCGGACCAGGTCCGTCCCGGGGATGCCGTCGAGGTGCGGCTGGCCCGGGGACGACTGCACTGCCGGGTGGAAAAAACCGGGCGTTAAAAAGGCGCCCCTCGAAGGACGCCTTTGCCTGGACTTGCGGCTGATGTCGGATCAGTCCTTCACCACGCTCAACCCCACCTTGCTGGCGTAATAGGCGGAAACGTTCTTGACGTCCTCTTCCGACAATCCCTGCACCATGGACTGCATGACCGGGTTGGCGCGCTTACCGGTTTGATAGTCCTGGATGGCCTTGACCAGATAGCTTTCGTACTGACCGGCCAGACGCGGGAAGTTGGGTGCCGGCGGGTTGCCGTCCTCGCCGTGACAACTGGCGCACTTGGCGGCCACCTGCTTGCCCTTGTCCACGTCACCGGTGACCGGCCCTTCCTGTTCCT comes from Methylomarinovum tepidoasis and encodes:
- the hflK gene encoding FtsH protease activity modulator HflK, whose protein sequence is MSWNEPGGGKKDPWSGQEPGGSPPDLEEIIRSLQEKIGRLFGGGGGGATASAFVVWALVGIVFILWLLSGFYIVDEGNRGVVTRFGRYTETTMPGLHWHVPYPVEAVDIVDVEHQRFLELGYRTGVGSVPQEALMLTGDENIVDVRLAVQYTVSSARDFLFNIKDPEKTLREVTESALREVVGQHTMDFVLTEGRSEIAAEVKKLVQQIMNSYGSGIAVETVNLVDAQPPEEVQDAFEDAIKAREDKQRFINEAQAYANEVIPKARGQAARILEEAQGYKQKMIAKAQGEASRFEQILAEYEQAPEVTRTRLYLDALEAVFSKTETIMVDVKGGNNLLYLPLDRLKAAAVPNLPHSQTVLSGPAAAQQMLQRQPLRRVVRGREGRGR
- the hflX gene encoding ribosome rescue GTPase HflX, with amino-acid sequence MQLFERPGAGERAVLVHIATTFDEEDLAELDALARAAGAEPVATVTGSRQRPDPRFFIGRGKLEQLRQTVAAHEAELVLFNHALSPSQERNLERELQVRVVDRTGLILDIFAQRARSYEGKLQVELAQLRHLSTRLVRGWTHLERQKGGIGLRGPGETQLETDRRLIGQRIRQIRQRLERVDKHRAQGRSARRKAELPTIALVGYTNAGKSTLFNALTDSGVYAADQLFATLDSTLRRIELDSGAAVLADTVGFIRHLPHELVAAFRSTLQETCEAQVVLHVIDASHPRRRENVEAVYDVLDELGVVRDRVLEVYNQIDRLDRQPRLERDAQGRPRRVWLSAATGAGLELLKEALAERLGEHVFRARVHLLPAEGGVRARLFRLGKVLHDEVDPDGGWNMEVELPERHRGVLRHLAGYNEALEPELKC
- the hfq gene encoding RNA chaperone Hfq, with the protein product MSKGQNLQDPFLNTLRKEHIPVSVYLVNGIKLQGKIDSFDQYVIMLKNSVSQMVYKHAISTIVPARPVRIPHGNPDEGGPGA
- the ispH gene encoding 4-hydroxy-3-methylbut-2-enyl diphosphate reductase, with translation MQILLANPRGFCAGVDRAIEIVERAIDAFGAPVYVRHEVVHNRYVVDNLRRRGAIFIEELHEVPEGATLIFSAHGVSKKVQEEAERRNLKVFDATCPLVTKVHIEVHRLAREGREIIFIGHAGHPEVEGTMGQYQTDNPKGGIYLVETPQDVDKLQVNDPDNLAYVTQTTLSMDDTKAIVEALRRRFPNIVGPKKEDICYATQNRQDAVKKLAGQCDVVLVVGSPNSSNSNRLREIAEKLGRPAYLLDDAAQLRREWVEGARTVGVTAGASAPEVLVQQVIARLREWGGETVEETPGVEEKVVFSIPKGLRQSA
- a CDS encoding potassium channel family protein codes for the protein MAIRPRPANNPVIFIILREMRTPILVLICVYAVAILGMALIPGRDGEPMSIFHAFYFVMYTATTTGFGEIPEEFSDAQRLWAIVCLFVTVITWLYSIGAIIRLLQNRFFQLAREEWHFIAAVRRISEDYYILCGFGDTGSLLARGLSDAGIPAVVLDKDENRIRALRLRDYNVPMPGLCCDASVPRFLIDAGVQAPNCKGVIALTHDEEVNLKIAAVSRLLNPNIRIIAVSASQFHEETLATLGRDTHFVDPFKVFARGLGAAIVNPPLYVLNEWLAHARGMTLDMRLRLPPPGRWIICGYGRMGREVNHVLHNFGVETAVIDPHPPEEDIDIYIRGRATAKTLKAAGIRKAVGVVAANDDDGHNLSIIINARGLNPGVFMIVRQNRHQNEVAFNAANADIIMQPSLVTARKILFMITAPLLRPFFSFLLRRHRLDVQFMERLLIRLKETIGDEWPQLGSVVLSEKHAPALYRAWGEGARIRLGDLLRDPRERDARLAIVPFVIRSRDERLAFLPEDDMEVQPDDELLLCGTEAALTWLEATLNNEHLLFYVVTGRDLPHGWLLRWLYRRRYGVSALCWSPASSGAGA
- a CDS encoding DUF6394 family protein, translating into MNLEKVIFGFFIVLALTLNFGFFLGEMDNPQYHNAYELFVLVVVNLIATGLKLGDRTQIGAILLSTSLVADLELIAAAIYWTVVVHVTETGMTPDVTASIVSLSGGALVANIVSVVMVVAETLMLRR
- a CDS encoding RNA-binding S4 domain-containing protein; protein product: MSESSQRMRLDKWLWAARFFKTRTLAAEAVKGGKVHVNGQRVKPSKEIGVGSRIEITKEPYTWEITVVALETRRRPAKEAVLLYEETPESHARRQEEVARRRAQREAAGHPQRRPDKKQRRLIHRFKRGAD
- the xseA gene encoding exodeoxyribonuclease VII large subunit, producing MAEVVDPSRQVRDVYSVSRLNREVKWLLADSFPRLWIEGEISNLARPASGHWYFSLKDAKAQVRCAMFRRHNQNLGFVPENGLQVLVKAQVSLYEPRGDYQLLVETMEPAGDGALRRAFEDLKQRLAAEGLFAAEHKRPLPAWPERIGVITSPTGAAIRDVLTVLRRRFAALEVILYPCQVQGEQAGREIVAALERANRHGVCDVLLLVRGGASLEDLWPFNGEQVARAIRASRIPVVTGIGHEIDFTIADFAADHRAPTPSAAAETVSPDGEAVTIQIRRLRESLHRAVQRQLGRLEHNTAWLARRLHVLHPRRRLSDHAQHLNELEARLRRAQSRYLQERRQPWHLLRHQLLRHHPQQRLQRHRQSLTTLRQRLHQSQAQRLSLAHTRLGTLSRTLATVGPLATLERGYALVTDTQGHVLTAADQVRPGDAVEVRLARGRLHCRVEKTGR